The following proteins are co-located in the Cryptococcus neoformans var. grubii H99 chromosome 1, complete sequence genome:
- a CDS encoding protein disulfide-isomerase, with amino-acid sequence MRLSVSISAALIAFTSLVSASKVVDLDNNNFDQIVGQDKGALVEFFAPWCGHCKNLAPTYELLADAFPSDKVIIAKTDADGVGRELGSRFGVSGFPTLKWFPAGSLEPIPYSGARDLETLAAFVTKQSGVKSNIKPPPPPAYTELDVSNFDDVVLNESKNVLVAFTAPWCGHCKNMKPAYEKVAKIFSSEPDVVIALMDADDAENKPVAQRYGVSSFPTIKFFPKGSKEPVAYDSGRTAEQFVNWINEKSGTHRSVSGLLSETAGRVLTLDTLASEFFSANVPERPEIVKKAQEAVTTLDGKSKTTADYYVKAMERIIAKGEEWLTKEQTRLANLLASPSLAPTKLDELKVKINILSAFASKKASEAYDSAEEVLEGAWDSAKQIPIQAKDGLDQFADAVEEKAKRVRSDL; translated from the exons ATGCGGCTCAGTGTCTCAATCTCAGCGGCTCTTATCGCCTTTACATCTTTGGTATCCGCCAGCAAGGTCGTGGATCtcgacaacaacaacttTGATCAG ATTGTTGGACAGGACAAGGGTGCCCTTGTTGAATT TTTCGCACC ATGGTGTGGTCACTGCAAGAACC TCGCTCCTACATATGAGCTCCTTGCCGATGCTTTCCCTTCT GACAAAGTTATCATCGCCAAGACTGATGCCGATGGTGTCGGGCGGGAACTCGGTTCTCGATTCGGTGTCTCTGGTTTCCCCA CTCTCAAGTGGTTCCCTGCTGGCTCCCTTGAGCCCATACCTTACAGCGGTGCTCGAGACCTCGAAACCCTTGCCGCATT CGTTACCAAGCAATCTGGCGTCAAGTCCAACATCaagcctcctcctcctcccgctTACACTGAACTCGATGTTTCCAACTTTGACGATGTCGTCCTTAACGAGAGCAAAAATGTCCTTGTCGCTTTCACTGCTCCTTGG TGCGGTCACTGCAAGAACATGAAGCCCGCCTACGAAAAGGTCGCTaaaatcttctcctctgaGCCCGACGTTGTCATCGCTTTGATGGATGCCGACGACGCTGAGAACAAGCCCGTCGCTCAGAGGTACGGTGTCTCCAGCTTCCCCACTATCAAGTTTTTCCCCAAGGGTTCCAAGGAGCCTGTCGCCTATGACTCTGGTAGGACCGCCGAACAGTTTGTCAAC TGGATCAACGAAAAGTCTGGCACTCACCGATCTGTTTCCGGTCTCCTTTCCGAGACTGCGGGCCGCGTCCTTACCCTTGACACCCTCGCTTCCGAGTTCTTCTCCGCCAATGTACCTGAGCGTCCTGAGATTGTCAAGAAGGCCCAGGAGGCTGTCACTACTCTCGACGGAAAGAGCAAGACTACTGCCGATTACTATGTCAAGGCTATGGAGAGGATTATCGCCAAGGGTGAAGAGTGGTTGACCAAGGAACAGACTCG ACTTGCCAATCTCCTAGCTTCCCCGTCTCTCGCTCCTACCAAGCTCGACGAGCTCAAGGTCAAGATCAACATTCTTTCCGCTTTTGCCTCCAAAAAGGCTAGTGAGGCTTACGACTCTGCCGAGGAGGTTCTTGAGGGCGCTTGGGACTCTGCCAAGCAAATCCCTATCCAGGCGAAGGATGGTCTCGACCAGTTTGCTGATGCTGTTGAGGAGAAAGCCAAGAGAGTTAGGTCTGATCTCTAG
- a CDS encoding ran-binding protein 1: MAEPTETVNTGEEHDPQFEPVIRLTEQVEAKTFEEDEEPLFKMRAKLFRFHKDITEWKERGTGDVRLLKHKETGKVRLVMRRDKTLKVCANHILSPDMKLSPNVGSDRSWVYNVAADYAEGEASAETLAIRFGNSENANLFKQAFEDAQAHNASLSGAAPKEEDESAATAKPEAAAESATSEAEAKKEEASTAEESKPEEPAAGAEAETKVADASAAAEVKEEGIREADVAAAEEKDE, translated from the exons ATGGCTGAACCCACTGAAACCGTTAACACCGGC GAAGAGCATGACCCCCAATTCGAGCCGGTAATTCGTCTCACTGAGCAAGTCGAGGCGAAGACctttgaggaggatgaagagccTCTCTTCAAGAT GCGAGCGAAGCTTTTCCGATTCCACAAGGACATTACTGAGTGGAAGGAACGCGGTACCGGTGACGTCCGATTGCTCAAGCACAAGGAGACTGGCAAAGTCCGACTTGTCATGCGTCGGGATAAGACTTTGAAGGTCTGCGCCAACCATATCC TCTCTCCTGACATGAAGCTTTCTCCCAATGTCGGTTCTGACCGGTCTTGGGTCTACAACGTTGCTGCCGACTACGCCGAGGGTGAGGCTTCTGCTGAGACCCTTGCCATCAGATTCGGTAACTCTGAGA ACGCCAATCTCTTTAAACAGGCATTCGAGGATGCCCAGGCCCATAACGCTAGCTTGAGCGGTGCTGCTcccaaggaggaggatgagtcCGCTGCCACTGCCAAGCCTGAAGCTGCCGCC GAATCCGCCACCTCCGAGGCTGAGGctaagaaggaagaggcttCCACTGCTGAAGAGTCCAAACCCGAAGAGCCCGCCGCCGGTGCCGAAGCCGAGACTAAGGTTGCCGACgcctccgccgccgccgaggtcaaggaggaaggaatcCGTGAGGCTGATGTGGCTGCCgctgaggagaaggatgagtaA
- a CDS encoding membrane protein, translated as MLLLLFLFLSVAGLYVQATPLQPKFSSCLFAHSPVAASENLMNVTQVFATLVSGNRATELGLTGDGHDVLRLDLVGVTGAELAGYDNSTNKLATLFTDTHAATARVYSSTTWLCNSLFPSTLPEPYYPYNTTYCPIPAGDFAINISIPLYRSYALTTLYTQVRIVDTSLEAASLTCLNIHVSPYNDSGWYYHLFRYWLVALVAGFWLVSWGARFITGWIVGSGVAEYGQKELAGVRLMAGGSNSREATMRKWGTMIISGLSGERLSVSGGLLRFVTPGVKDILFHIQYASMLGMIAVNWPEFSYPIFAQGAWSNLVWNTTLVQGSDPTSKRVNIYPDNYTVPSQFSAQMTDPLYPLYLDADAFDPVLDLHNSPDGMESFATAVGLRPQDLFGTCLAIFLCITTAVILLSLLLWFLHGLSEYILTKKHKQNSPAAKRTTLGSSPRGSLGGKEALDPQTSSSEGLGALPTQSGFFSHKSSSPSLLRRIWLRFRPRGEAGAFHAAALYGNLIRLILVFHLPITIFSMYQLCLGSRASIVSRVFAAFSFAFISVLIPAYILYRVYKTPTGKLYDATRTLLSIGPMYTVYVEKKQMFRVFSLTASLIAGIVVGAGQKNGIAQTIILIVVELAMLIIPGVWYPWGEGASMGAPNAFLTALRLVSVVLAMLLSRTISMPGTAADWIAYAILIIQAIIFVFFLLMLLTKIIEGSIRLFGGVHFDESTHPLDGGIFAAIMDLDCLNPVRGGKAAERRRRKRDSRQLHKNVYAAGTLTTQMMLDRHSQGVPRQTVSEGSTPMLYPVGYQPPLGPPPVDRRSSDDRSDERPSGSGNIMDAWRPVSAPGYVPPGAYAPTVTSPTSPPPRSPFGNVQSGPSHGFSVVRGGRSNYENPYDIQNLNDGSDTSKPIMAMPVPTIRVSQVGQRPMSPPHSRQKSSSAVIELSTAPIQTVGLPRTTYPPSPSTSQGIRPNNEGMRPPVLAIPKRRSLNDLKNENDPSPTSQYSESERQKKKGRRNAGWFHRNETRAENSESEESDDEPGPSRRKARKAALLTSGMREPEPFEDISKFEQPSGWKKVLGIGKKGLDDLAAQERDENKARKAALATESGSLFAGVEAPKPSPKKKGFVVTRRSGDRPGPTSISPASPESQTGTSFKVKRMGQPTPTPTRVESPAQPESAHASPISPMSPAPLVDGATASAVGPGKKKSFQVIRPAAKSSMASLTGSYGSTGFVVNRRSPQSTPLDNTTTPSPPPPEQGGYAPSLFVPMSQPGESAGLAKDPRRSGDSQQGYHAL; from the exons ATGCTGttgcttctttttctgttCTTATCGGTAGCTGGCCTATACGTTCAGGCGACTCCATTACAGCCAAAGTTCTCATCATGTCTTTTCGCACACTCTCCTGTTGCAGCGAGCGAGAACCTTATGAACGTCACTCAAGTCTTTGCAACATTAGTCTCAGGAAACAGGGCAACAGAGCTTGGCCTGACGGGCGATGGACATGATGTCCTCAGACTCGACCTCGTGGGTGTTACTGGGGCCGAGCTTGCGGGCTATGACAACTCGACGAACAAGCTTGCGACGTTGTTCACTGATACTCACGCTGCAACGGCCAGGGTATACTCTTCAACCACTTGGCTGTGCAattccctcttcccatccacATTACCCGAACCTTATTATCCTTACAACACAACCTATTGTCCCATCCCTGCAGGCGACTTTGCTAtcaacatctccatccCGCTCTACCGTTCTTACGCTCTTACCACACTATATACCCAAGTTCGTATAGTAGACACTTCTTTAGAGGCGGCCAGTCTTACATGTCTCAATATTCATGTCTCGCCATACAACGATTCTGGATGGTATTATCATCTGTTTCGCTACTGGCTCGTTGCACTTGTTGCTGGCTTCTGGCTCGTCAGCTGGGGAGCCAGATTCATCACTGGTTGGATTGTGGGCAGTGGTGTAGCAGAATATGGACAGAAGGAACTTGCAGGCGTCAGATTGATGGCCGGAGGATCTAACAGCAGGGAGGCGACGATGCGCAAATGGGGTACAATGATTATCAGTGGTTTGAGTGGAGAGAGATTGAGCGTCAGCGGCGGTCTTTTGAGATTTG TGACTCCCGGTGTCAAGGATATTTTGTTCCATATCCAGTACGCTTCAATGCTGGGCATGATTGCCGTCAATTGGCCCGAGTTTTCATACCCAATTTTTGCCCAAGGCGCCTGGAGCAATTTAGTATGGAACACAACTCTTGTCCAAGGATCCGACCCTACCTCAAAGCGAGTCAATATATATCCCGACAACTATACTGTTCCCTCCCAGTTCAGCGCTCAGATGACAGATCCTCTATATCCGCTATATTTGGATGCGGATGCGTTTGACCCTGTCCTTGACCTTCACAATTCGCCTGATGGCATGGAATCGTTCGCGACGGCAGTAGGCCTCAGGCCACAAGACCTCTTTGGTACCTGTCTGGCCATCTTCCTTTGCATCACAACCGCAGTCATTCTCCTCAGCTTATTGCTCTGGTTCCTCCACGGATTATCAGAATACATTTTAACTAAAAAGCACAAGCAAAACAGCCCAGCGGCAAAGCGCACGACGTTGGGTTCTAGCCCACGCGGTAGTTTGGGTGGAAAAGAAGCGCTTGATCCACAAACATCATCCTCTGAAGGTCTTGGCGCCCTCCCTACGCAATCAGGCTTTTTCAGCCAcaaatcctcatctccatctcttcttcggcgaATCTGGTTACGATTCCGACCTAGAGGCGAAGCTGGTGCTTTCCATGCGGCTGCGTTGTACGGTAACCTCATCCgactcatcctcgtcttccaccTGCCCATCACCATTTTCTCCATGTACCAGCTTTGCTTAGGGAGCCGGGCCAGCATCGTTTCTAGGGTCTTTGCCGCTTTTTCGTTCGCATTCATCTCAGTGCTTATACCAGCGTACATTCTCTATCGAGTGTACAAAACACCTACTGGCAAGCTGTACGACGCAACCAGAACACTTTTATCCATCGGTCCGATGTACACCGTCTATGTTGAGAAGAAACAAATGTTCCGTGTGTTCTCTTTGACTGCAAGCTTGATAGCTGGAATCGTTGTTGGTGCAGGGCAGAAAAATGGGATTGCGCAGACTATCATTCTCATCGTCGTGGAACTCGCTATGCTGATTATTCCCGGTGTATGGTATCCatggggagaaggtgcAAGTATGGGTGCGCCGAATGCTTTCTTAACTGCGTTGCGATTGGTGTCCGTGGTGTTGGCAATGCTTTTAAGTCGAACT ATATCGATGCCGGGAACAGCTGCCGATTGGATCGCCTatgccatcctcatcatccaagcAATCATatttgtcttctttctcttgatGCTTCTCACCAAAATCATCGAAGGTTCTATTCGTCTCTTCGGTGGTGTACACTTTGATGAATCAACCCACCCCCTGGACGGAGGTATTTTTGCCGCCATCATGGACCTCGACTGTCTCAATCCTGTACGAGGAGGTAAAGCGGCAGAGAGGCGAAGACGGAAGCGCGATTCAAGGCAGCTGCACAAGAATGTCTATGCTGCAGGAACGCTGACAACTCAGATGATGTTGGATAGGCATTCTCAGGGTGTCCCAAGGCAAACAGTGTCTGAAGGTTCCACGCCGATGCTTTACCCTGTCGGCTACCAGCCGCCTTTGGGACCGCCTCCTGTTGATCGGAGAAGCTCGGACGACAGATCAGACGAGAGACCCAGCGGGAGTGGCAACATCATGGATGCTTGGAGACCCGTCTCTGCGCCTGGCTACGTCCCGCCCGGAGCGTATGCTCCTACTGTTACGTCACCTacctctccacctccccgTTCTCCTTTTGGCAACGTTCAGTCCGGGCCGAGTCATGGGTTCTCAGTCGTTCGTGGAGGTCGATCCAATTACGAGAATCCTTACGACATACAAAACCTCAATGATGGATCTGATACTTCCAAGCCTATAATGGCTATGCCTGTGCCTACCATTCGCGTGTCCCAAGTAGGCCAGCGACCCATGTCTCCTCCCCATAGTCGACAGAAATCATCGTCAGCCGTTATCGAGCTTTCCACTGCTCCTATTCAAACTGTTGGCCTCCCTCGAACAACGTATCCTCCATCGCCATCCACTTCCCAAGGCATACGCCCTAATAATGAGGGTATGCGACCACCCGTCCTCGCTATTCCCAAGCGTCGGTCGTTGAATGACTTAAAGAATGAGAATGACCCGTCGCCGACAAGTCAGTACTCAGAATCAGAGcggcaaaagaagaagggaagacGAAATGCCGGATGGTTCCATCGCAATGAGACACGGGCAGAGAATAGCGAGAGCGAGGAgtctgatgatgagccGGGACcgtcaagaagaaaggcGAGGAAAGCGGCTTTGTTGACGAGCGGGATGAGAGAACCGGAACCGTTTGAGGATATCTCCAAGTTTGAACAGCCATCaggatggaaaaaggtTCTGGGAATAGGAAAGAAAGGTTTAGATGATCTTGCGGCGCAAGAACGAGATGAAAacaaggcaaggaaggcgGCACTCGCTACGGAATCTGGTTCGCTGTTTGCTGGTGTAGAAGCTCCTAAACCCTcaccaaagaagaagggtttcGTGGTTACAAGGCGTAGCGGAGACAGACCTGGCCCGACTTCCATCTCACCTGCATCCCCCGAGAGCCAGACCGGGACAAGCTTCAAAGTTAAACGTATGGGACAGCCTACCCCAACACCAACAAGGGTCGAATCGCCGGCACAACCTGAATCGGCACATGCCAGTCCTATCTCCCCAATGAGTCCAGCACCACTCGTCGACGGTGCTACTGCCTCCGCGGTTGGCccgggaaagaagaagagtttcCAGGTGATCAGACCTGCGGCAAAGTCTAGCATGGCTTCTCTCACGGGAAGTTATGGTAGTACAGGTTTCGTCGTGAATCGCCGTTCACCGCAGTCTACTCCTTTGGACAACACAACTACACCTAGtccgcctcctcctgaGCAGGGTGGGTACGCACCGTCATTATTTGTACCCATGAGTCAACCAGGTGAATCAGCAGGACTAGCCAAAGACCCAAGAAGGTCGGGTGACAGTCAACAGGGGTACCACGCTCTGTAA
- a CDS encoding protein translocase SEC61 complex gamma subunit yields the protein MSERLTEFAEIPRQFVKEGTLFVNRCTKPSADEYKQLCRAVAIGFGVMGVIGYLVKLIHIPINNILVGGA from the exons ATGTCTGAGCGTCTCACCGAATTTGCCGAAATCCCAAGACAGTTCGTCAAGGAAGGAACCCTG TTTGTAAACAGGTGTACTAAACCCTCAGCAGACG AATACAAGCAACTCTGCCGAGCTGTTGCTATCGGCTTTGGCGTTATGGGTGTTATCGGTTACCTTGTCAAGCTCATTCACATCCCTAT TAACAACATCTTGGT TGGCGGCGCTTAA
- a CDS encoding COPII-coated vesicle protein, with the protein MPEKMLFRTLIPFLLALPLAFAHRIEIEAGEKECFYEVLAPQDKMTVTYEVGGGGHLDIDFYVTDPQGKVIHTKNKQPQGSWSITASQEGRFTFCFSNEMSSYTTKTLSFNVHGQLYMGDDEQIAPVEQEVRDLSAGLQLVKDEQAYLVVRERVHRNTCESTNSRVKWWSIAQIVILLAVCGWNIHYLKSWFEVKRVL; encoded by the exons ATGCCAGAGAAGATGCTCTTCCGAACactcatccccttcttgctCGCTCTCCCTCTCGCATTCGCTCACCGGATAGAGATCGAAGCTGGCGAGAAGGAATGTTTCTACGAAGTTCTTGCTCCACAAGATAAG ATGACAGTGACGTATGAagttggtggtggtggacaTCTCGATATCGACTTTTAT GTAACCGACCCTCAAGGAAAGGTGATCCATACCAAGAACAAGCAACCACAAGGATCATGGTCTATCACTGCCAGCCAAGAAGGCCGGTTCACATTCTGCTTTAGCAATGAAATGTCCAGTTACACTACCAAAACTTTATC ATTCAACGTCCACGGCCAACTTTACATGGGCGATGACGAACAAATTGCACCTGTTGAACAGGAAGTCCGGGACCTTAGTGCTGGTCTTCAGCTCGTCAAGGACGAACAAGCATACCTCGTCGTTCGAGAACGTGTTCACAGAAATA CTTGCGAATCGACAAACTCTCGAGTCAAGTGGTGGTCCATTGCTCAAATCGTAATCCTTCTAGCCGTTTGTGGGTGGAATATCCATTACCTGAAGAGCTGGTTTGAAGTGAAGAGGGTTTTATGA
- a CDS encoding specific RNA polymerase II transcription factor gives MSRIHHQVSAAYEGRTGEGRADPYPQQQHYPTSAQPSFQPPPPLSPPSSSPFAFAPPPLGTTVPPGGTSRPPLVSHHSDPPPVVQPISYPFVKQQQKLPPPASHHASYPYVSSIPMSYRSYSGDSGRNSPQSLDGRGPAPSNPSTHSGSISAQSSPLPSNFQYQRQMLPGSYEAPMGQMFPDLNRAATYPQGYYNPVYASALSTEMPRSLSYPSGYSQPYSYIPSLPSPTSFHPPIPGYSSLTRHHTLGTGPSYAFGSRQPVQDRPFKCDECLQSFNRNHDLKRHKRIHLSVKPFGCEKCGKTFSRKDALRRHWLVKGCRGSEGATAPIMSLYPLSSTSSQPPALSPPTPTSLEQLKGNPITGSSSSSRSSTALPPLTSLPQRQSADQSQIILTPCEPSGLTLAQATAPLTQISIKTIDPAIGNIEVGSGSGSAGSMGEGFTPEYFDSAVPIKSASVMSADARSNVSPFSSTCTSPPESIQPQPYRRSTLTLASDGTGPSPSSSYKDTMPIAPSNLGAEGKPVFSTPFTPTVQSFAMQQQGTNASQTSSEANTMERQASSDKMPETWQRWHRPSFPFPAPPGISYVFDPSSPMEATDPSYVQ, from the exons ATGAGCCGTATACATCATCAGGTATCAGCAGCGTACGAGGGACGAacaggggaaggaagagccgAT CCATATCCCCAGCAGCAGCATTACCCTACATCGGCGCAGCCGTCTTTCCAGCCTCCTCCGCCCTTAtcacctccatcttcttctcctttcgcTTTTGCGCCACCTCCTCTGGGAACCACGGTACCTCCAGGAGGGACGTCTCGACCTCCATTGGTGTCACATCACTCTGATCCACCACCTGTCGTTCAACCGATATCCTATCCGTTCGTGAAGCAGCAACAGAAACTACCGCCTCCAGCTTCTCACCACGCAAGCTATCCCTATGTCTCCAGTATTCCCATGAGCTACCGTTCATATTCAGGGGATAGTGGTAGGAATTCCCCTCAATCATTGGACGGTAGGGGGCCCGCTCCAAGTAATCCCTCTACCCATTCCGGCTCAATATCTGCTCAGTCAAGCCCATTACCATCGAATTTTCAGTATCAGCGTCAAATGCTGCCCGGATCATATGAAGCACCTATGGGTCAAATGTTCCCAGATTTAAATCGTGCAGCGACGTATCCTCAAGGTTATTACAATCCTGTGTACGCATCGGCCTTATCCACGGAGATGCCGCGCTCGCTTTCCTACCCCTCCGGATACTCTCAGCCGTACTCTTATATCCCCTCGTTACCATCACCCACGTCTTTCCATCCGCCCATTCCTGGCTACTCATCGCTTACGAGGCATCATACTCTTGGTACCGGGCCTTCGTACGCGTTTGGCAGCAGACAGCCTGTTCAAGATCGACCATTCAAATGTGATGAATGTTTGCAGAGCTTT AACCGTAATCATGACCTGAAACGTCATAAGAGAATCCATCTTAGTGTCAAACCCTTTGGCTGTGAGAAATGTGGCAAAACGTTCTCCCGTAAAGACGCGTTGAGAAGACATTGGCTCGTCAAAGGATGTCGAGGTTCTGAGGGCGCCACCGCACCTATAA TGTCACTTTACCCTCTTTCTTCGACCTCATCACAGCCACCTGCACTTTCTCCTCCTACGCCCACTTCCCTGGAACAACTAAAGGGTAACCCTATCACGggttcatcctcttcctctcggTCTAGCACCGCCCTTCCGCCCTTGACAAGTCTTCCCCAGCGTCAATCAGCCGATCAATCACAGATCATCCTCACTCCCTGTGAGCCTTCCGGCTTGACACTTGCACAAGCGACCGCTCCCCTTACTCAAATTTCTATCAAGACGATCGATCCGGCTATAGGGAACATTGAAGTTGGAAGCGGATCAGGCAGTGCTGGGTCGATGGGAGAAGGTTTCACTCCCGAATACTTTGACAGCGCTGTGCCAATTAAATCAGCCAGTGTCATGTCGGCTGATGCCAGAAGCAACGTGTCCCCTTTCTCTAGCACATGCACTTCGCCACCCGAAAGTATTCAACCTCAGCCTTATCGACGATCGACTCTGACCTTGGCGTCTGATGGGACTGGACCTTCGCCATCGAGCTCCTATAAGGATACAATGCCTATTGCTCCGAGTAACCTTGGGGCCGAAGGAAAGCCTGTGTTCAGTACGCCATTTACACCAACAGTCCAGTCTTTTGCTatgcagcagcaaggaacGAATGCCAGTCAAACTTCTTCTGAAGCGAATACGATGGAAAGGCAAGCAAGCTCGGATAAGATGCCTGAGACATGGCAAAGATG GCATCGTCCATCGTTCCCCTTCCCTGCTCCTCCTGGAATATCATACGTCTTTGACCCCTCAAGTCCTATGGAGGCTACAGACCCGTCCTACGTCCAGTAA